From Gopherus flavomarginatus isolate rGopFla2 chromosome 7, rGopFla2.mat.asm, whole genome shotgun sequence, the proteins below share one genomic window:
- the TMEM121 gene encoding transmembrane protein 121 has translation MVLPPPDKRHVCLTTIVIMTSMAFMDAYLVEQNQGPRKIGVCIIVLVGDICFLIVLRYVAVWVGAEVKTAKRGYAMILWFLYIFVLEIKLYFIFQNYKADKKNLETVARKALTLLLSICVPGLYLVLVALDSMEYIRTFRKKEDLRGRLFWVALDLLDILDIQANLWEPHKTGLPIWAEGLMFFYCYILLLILPCVSLSEISMQGEHIAPQKMMLYPVLSLVTINIVTIFIRAINMVLFQDSRVSTIFIGKNIIAIATKACTFLEYKKQVKEFPQNAIALELQQNSISHNQTIHSTQGISHEQSPTREILDT, from the coding sequence ATGGTGCTGCCGCCGCCTGACAAGCGCCACGTGTGTCTGACCACCATTGTCATCATGACCAGCATGGCCTTTATGGATGCCTACCTGGTGGAGCAGAACCAAGGGCCACGGAAGATTGGTGTCTGCATCATTGTTCTGGTGGGAGACATCTGCTTCCTCATTGTGCTGCGCTATGTGGCGGTATGGGTAGGCGCTGAGGTGAAAACAGCCAAGCGGGGCTACGCCATGATCCTATGGTTTCTCTACATCTTTGTGCTGGAGATTAAACTGTATTTTATATTTCAGAATTACAAAGCAGACAAGAAGAATCTGGAGACAGTGGCCAGGAAGGCCTTGACCTTACTCCTGTCCATCTGTGTGCCAGGGCTCTACCTGGTGCTGGTTGCCTTGGACAGCATGGAGTACATACGAACCTtcaggaagaaggaggatctgcgGGGACGCctcttctgggtggccctggaccTGCTGGATATATTAGATATTCAGGCCAATCTATGGGAACCACACAAGACTGGGCTTCCCATCTGGGCAGAAGGGCTCATGTTCTTCTATTGTTACATACTGCTCTTGATCCTGCCTTGTGTCTCTCTTAGTGAGATTAGCATGCAAGGGGAGCACATTGCTCCGCAGAAAATGATGCTCTACCCTGTGCTGAGCCTGGTCACCATCAACATTGTCACCATATTCATCCGGGCCATTAACATGGTCTTGTTCCAGGACAGCAGGGTCTCCACTATCTTTATTGGCAAGAACATCATTGCAATAGCCACCAAAGCATGCACTTTCTTAGAGTATAAGAAACAGGTGAAAGAATTCCCCCAGAATGCTATTGCCCTGGAGCTCCAGCAGAACTCAATCTCTCACAATCAGACTATCCACAGTACACAGGGAATTTCTCATGAGCAGTCACCCACCAGGGAAATTCTGGATACATGA